The genome window CTTCCTTCATGCCGGCCTCGACCATCATGATGGCGTCATTGGTGCCGGCCACCACCAGGTCGATGTCCGACTCAGATTCCTGCGAGTAGGTCGGGTTGAGCACCCATTTGCCATTGACGCGTCCCACCCGCACACCGGCGAACGGCCCCGCGAAGGGGATGCTGGAGAGCGTCAACGCCACACCGGCGCCCAGGATACCGAGCACGTCCGGCTGGTTTTCCTTGTCGCTCGACAGCACGGTGACCGTCACCTGGACGTCATTGCGATAGCCATCGGGGAACAGCGGACGGATGCCACGGTCGATCAGGCGCGAGTTCAGAATCGCACTCTCCGAAGCCCGGCCTTCCCGGCGCATGAAGCTGCCCGGGATGCGACCCACGGCGTACATTTTCTGCTCGACGTCGACCAGCAGGGGGAAGAAGTCGATGCCTTCACGGGGCGACTTCGAGGCGGTCGCGGCGACCAGCACCATCGTGCCGCCGCACTGCACCGTCACGGCGCAATTGGCTTGCTTGGCCAGCTTGCCCACCTCGATGGTGAGCTCCTTGTCGCCGAGGTTGGTCTTGAACGTGTGGACCTCGGGCGCGGCGGTGGCGGGCGCCTTGGCTTTCTTGGTTGCGGACATGCGTTTTTACTACTGCCTTCCATCTCGGGGCGGCGGTCTGCCGCCCACTGCCTACAAAAAAGTTTCCGTTTTTACGAAAGAGAGGCGGGAATATCCCGCCTCTTCCAGTGACTACTTGCGAAGTCCGAGCTTTTCGATGATGGCGCGATAACGGGCCAGATCGGTCTTGTGCAGGTAGTTCAAGAGACGACGGCGACGGCCGACCATCTTGAGCAACCCACGACGGGTCGAGAAGTCCTTCTTGTTGGCGTTCAGGTGACCCGTCAGGTTCTGGATCCGCTCGGTCAGAAGGGCGATCTGAACTTCGGGAGAACCCGTGTCCAACTCGCTAGCGCGGTGCTCGGCGATCAGCGATTGCTTTTTCTCTTTGGTGATCATGGGGAATCGACTCCTCGACACGTGACGCCGCGCGGTCACAGATGCTTGTCTGTGGACGAAGGCGTCCGTCATGGGCGGCCACGGTGAAGTGAGCTCGCCGGGGGCTGGCACCGCCAGGGTGCCTCACGCAGCAGTGTACCACTTTCCGACAACTCGCCACAATCAAATTTTAACCCGTGCCCGCTCGAAGACCTCCCTGGCGTCGTGAGGCGTCATCTACCGGGCGAAGACTTGAGGGGTGCTCTAGAATGGTCCCGTCGGTAGCCCCATAGCGAAACGGAGAAGCCCATCGTGCGTCGAGCCATACTTGCGGTCGGATTGTGGGCGCTGCTGGGAGGAACCGGGGAGGCGGCCGAGGGGCTACCCAATCCCATGGAGCAGGCTGCCACCCGGGTGCAGGGCTACCTTCAGAGCGTGCCTGGTCTGCCCAAGAACATCCTGGTGGTCCCGGCCACGGGGGAGGTCCTCTGGCCTGGCTCGCCGCCCAGCGCCAACGAACGGGCCGAGGTCTGGGTGGTGGTTCCACGCGACAAGCCGGACGCCAAGCCGTTGATGATGTTCGCGGTGCGACCGGCCACCGGCGAGGTGTATGCCATGTTCCTGTCCGACCTGAAGACGCATCCACGCTACCGGTGAGGGGGGACGTCTTCACGCGGGCGCTTGGGGCCGGACAGCGCTCCCTCGACGCGTGACTGGGGCGCCGCTATCAGTTCAGGGAGAGGCGGAAGCCCCTGTAAAAGAAGTCGCCGCGGCTGCGACCGCGAGCCAGGAAGGCCTCGATCCGGTCATTTTCTTTCCGCACGATGGCGAGCACCTTGCGCAGACGTTCCTGCACGTCCACCGTTTCGAGCAGGGCCTGCTTGCGCTCGTGGTCGACCTGCGCGGAGGCGGCCATCAGGTAAGAGAGATCGATCGGCGAGAGCGGCTCGTCCGGGAGCGAGATCGTCACGTTGGTGACGGCAGACAGGCCTTTCAGGTAGGACTCCAACGCTTCGGAGGCATCCGCCATCAGGTCCGTATCGACGGGGGCGCTGGGATCGCCCTCGTCGATGTCGTCGACCAGGGCTTGCTGATACGGCTCCCCCTCGACGCGTTCGAGCGTCCGAAAACGACGCACGCCAACGGCGACGATCATCATCTGCCCGTCGGGCAACATCTCGTGGCGCGTGATCTCTGCGACGGTGCCGACCTCGTGGGGCGTCGCCGGTGTTCCCGCTTCCTCGCCTTCGCGGATCATCACCACGCCGAACTGGCGATCGGCGGCCAGCAAACGGCTCACCATCAGACGGTAGCGGGGCTCGAAGATCCGGAGGGGCAAGACCATCCCCGGAAAGAGCACCACGTTCAGCGGAAACAACGGGATGATGCGCGGATCCATGGAGATCCCCCTCGAGCCAGCGAGCGTATCGTAGCGGATGAACCCCCTGAACGTCCAATCGAGGCCAGCCTCGCGACCCGTGACGACGCGTCCGTCGGGCGGGCGGCGTCACAGCCGGGTGCCAGTCGGCTGGGAACGCTGCCCCTTCAGCTCGGCCGAGTGGCCGTTACCAGCACCCATTCGCCCTGGTACTGGCTGTCCGCCAGGGCGAAGCCAGCCTCCAGCAAGGCCTCTTGCACCAACGACTCGCGGGCCCGGATGATCCCGGAGGCCAGCAAGGTCCCGCCGGGCCGGGTGCGCGCGTAGAGGTCGCTGGCGATCGGGGCGATCACCTCGGCCAGAATGTTGGCCACCACCACCTCCGCCTGACCCTTCAGCACGGTCACGTCGCCCACCAGCACCTCCAGGCGGTCAGCCACCTGATTGCGCTCGGCGTTCTCACGGGTCGCCTGCACGGCCACCGGGTCGATGTCACAGGCCACCACCTGGCGCGCTCCCAGCAACAAGGCGGCGATCGCCAAGATTCCGCTGCCCGTGCCCACGTCGAGAACCGCCGGGGCGTCGAGGTCCGCCAGCACCGCTTCGAGCCCGCGCATGCACAGCTGGGTGGTGGCGTGCGTGCCCGTGCCGAACGCCTGGGCCGGGTCGAGGTCGATGATGAGCTTGCCGGGGGTGTCGCAGGTTTCCCAGGACGGCTTGACCACCAGGCGATCGCCCACCTCGAGGGTGTGCCAGTGGCGCTTCCAGCTATGCTCCCAGTCTTCGGAGGGGACCAGACGAACTTCCACCCGCCACGTCGCTCCGGGGAAGTGAGGGGCCAGCCCGCTCAGGCGCGCCTCCAGTTCCGCCCGCCAGTCCGCCAGTGTTTCCGGGGTGCCGGGCCGGTACAGCTTGACGGCCAGTTCCGCGGGGACCGGGCCCTCGGCGGGAATCTCCGAGATGACGATGCCCTGGCCCCCGAGGTCTTGGAGGTGCCAGGCCAGGGACTCGGTCAGCAGCGGAGGGCTATGAACTGCAATTTCGGTGTAATCCAAGGCGGGGCTCCTGAATGGAGAGGGGCGGGGGCCGGCATCGCGCAGTGGGCGCCAGGGAAGCGGTGACGGCCGTCATCCCAGTTGTACCGCCAATCGGCTTAAATAGCCATACGGCCAACATTGGAGGTTTGTCAGGGGCCTGCGCCTGGTCTAGAATGAGGCATTCTGGACCGTCGATGGCAGGGCCTGTCAGAACCACCCGCCAGAAGGCCGCGGCCTGCGCCGGTCGGAAAGGGAACATGGACGGATTGCTGACATCTCTGGGTGGGGCCGTGGGCGCGTTGCTGCTCGGAACAGCGGCCTTCGAGGGTCTCTATCGCTTGCGGGACACCCGCACGATCGAGCTGATGGTGCGGCGGCGGGGCGCCTGGGAAGAGTTGCCCGCCCCGGCCGGCGAGCGTCGCTTCCGGGTGGCGGTGCCCTTCCACAACCACAACCTGGCTTACGAGCAGACCCTGGTCGACGTGCGGCCCAGCGTTCGCCTGCTCAAGCGCGAAGCGGCGGCCGCGTGGGCCGTCGATGCCTCGGTCTCCGTGCATGCCTTGACGGACGAGGGGCGCGCTGACGGCTACTGGGCAGCCTGTCTGCTCGGCCCCGGGGAGTCCTGCGAGATGGACGTGCGGGTGACCCTGCGCGGGGAACCGGAGGCCCTGAGCCTGTTGCACGCGGTGGTGGTGCAGGTGGCCTATGACACCTACGGGCGCGTCGACTTGCAGACCTTTCAGACCGATTGGGTGCTCCCCCTGGCTACGCCGAAACCGCTGCCGCCGGCGCTTCAGGGCAAGGGCGTGGCCATCCAGTGCGTGCCGACGCCTCTGCTGACCGACGCCGACGACATCGTCGAGGTGATCGACACGGCGACCCGCTCCTTCCGGCAACCCGGGGACGTGGTGGCGGTCGCGGAGAGCGTGGTGGCCATTACCCAGGGGCGCTATTTCCGCCCGACGGCGGTGCGCCCGGGCTTCTGGGCCAAGCGCCTGTGCTTCTTCGTCCCTTCCAAGGGCAGCCTCAGTTCGCGTCACGGCTTCCAGCTCGCCATGAACGACGTGGGGGCTGCGCGTATGGTGGCCGCCTTTTTTCTGGGCGCGCTCGGCAAGCTGCTGGGACGCAAGGGGGTGATGTACGAAGTGGCCGGCCAACCCGCCGAACTCATTGATGACATCACGGGCACCATGCCGCCCTTCGACAAATACATCGTGGCAGGGCCAGACCAGCCGGACCAGGTGGTGGCGCGCATCAAGGCCCGCACGGGCATGGAGGCCGCGATCGTGGATGCCAATGACCTGAAGCGCGCGATGGTGCTGGCGGTGACGCCCGGCGTGCAGGCCAGCCAGGTCTCCACCTGGCTGCTCGACAATCCTTTCGGCAATGCGGCCGAGCAAACGCCCATCGTGGTGCTGCGGCCACACGCCGCTGGAGCCCACGACGCCCTGGAGAACGCCCATGTTCCGTCGCGTTCGCTATCGTGACCTGGACCAGGTCCGGCGCATCTTCATCAGCGCCTTCCGCGAGGAGTATGGGCGGCGCGGGGTAGATATCGGTGCGCAGGTCCTGCGCTGGAAACGACTCTACCCGCTGCTCAAGGGGCTGAGCCTGTTTCCCAACCCTTATCGTCATACGCTCGAGATGCATGTCTGGGATGACCAGGGCCGGTTGCTCGGCTTCATCCAGACCACGCCTGGCAACCGCGAGCAAACCCGCTGGCACATCGACTTCGTGGCGGTGGCGCCGGAGGCCCAGGGTCGAGGCATCGGGCGACGCCTGGTGGAAGGGGTCTTCGATACCTACGGTGCCCGCGGGGTGAAAACCTTCACGCTGGAGGTCGACCAGGACAACGCCCCGGCCCTCGGCTTCTACGACAAGCTGGGCTTCAGACGATACAGCTCGACCACCTACTTTCGAGCCGACCAGCCACCCCCACCGGATGACACGGCCCCCACGGTCGGTTTCCGCCCCTATCGTCGCAGCGATGCCCAGCCGCTCTTTCAAATGTATACCGATGCCCTGCCTGCCGCCGTGCGAGCCGTCGATGGGAGAACCGTTGCCGATTTCGACCGAACTTGGCTCGACTTCGGCGCATCGGCCTTGCGGCGCCGGGCTCATCAGCAAGACGAACAACGCTGGGTTCTCGAGGAGCACGGTCAGCTGGTCGGTTACGTGAGGGTGGTGGCCCAATGGCGCGAATTGCCCCATACGGTGCATGTGCTGGCCCTTCCCGGGCGGGACGATTTGTATCCGCGCCTGCTGGCTCAGGCGGCCCGGCAACTGGCGGCCTTTCCCCCCCGGACCGTGCTGGCCTGGGGAGCGGATCACACACCGGGTAAACTTCAAGCTCTGCGCGATTGGGGCCTGCGGCCCTTCACCGTGGACCACGCGCTGGTGCGAGACAACCTGATCACCCTGAAACTGCCACCGCAAGGGCTCGACCTGAGCCGGGTCGATGACAAGTCGTTCAAACCGGCTTTCACGCAACCCGCCGCAGGGGCCTAGCCACGGCCCCTGCCCCCTCCTGCTGGGTATGTGTTAGAGTATCCGGGCGTCCGGCTCACGGCGGGCGTGGGTTCAACGCTGAGGGTTCGCCTGCCGGTGCCGCGCGCGAAATGGGTTCGGCCGTGGCCTGGGGGCTTGGTTCAGGAGGTTGTCCGAGATGGGCTTGTGGGACCGCATCGTGCGCTTGTTGAGAAGCAACGTCAATGACGTGATCGACAAGGCCGAAGACCCTGAGAAGATGGTCACCCAGATTGTGGTGGAGCTGCAGGAGAACCTCTCCCAGGTGCGGGCGCAGGTGGCCACGGCGATCGCCATGGAAAAACAGCTCTACCAGAAGTATGAGCAAGCCCAGAATGACGCTGACAAGTGGCAGCAAAAGGCTGAACTGGCGGTGGATAAGGGCGAGGATGACCTGGCGCGGGAAGCCCTGAAGCGCAAGAACACCTCCCAGTCCACGGCCGACGGCCTCAAGCAGCAGTGGGAACAGCAAAAGGCGTCGGTGGCCACGCTCAAGGCCAGCATGGCCAAGATGGAATCCAAGATTGCCGAGGCCAGCACCAAGAAGGACCTGCTGGTGGCGCGGCACCGCCGCGCTGAAGCGGAGCAGCGCATTCAGAGCGCGCTGTCGACGGCGGCAGGGTCCAGTGCCATGGCGGCCTTCGAGCGCATGGAACAGAAGGTGCTGGCGGGCGAAACGCAGGCGGCGGCGCTCAACGAACTGAACTCGGATTCGCTCGAAGAGAAGTTCGCGGCGCTGGATAGCGGGGACGCCGATGAGGATCTGCGCAAACTGAAGGAAGTGCGGCAGGCCAAGTTGCTCTCGGCGGGAGACGCCAAGTAGGTCCGCGCTGCGCGCCCCTTGCCCGGGGTGATCGCCTGGCCCTCGCCGAATGGCTCAGGGCCGGGCGGCCAGGCCGAGTTCTCCGGCGTAGTCCTCGCCGACCAGCACCGTGAAGTCCGTCGTGATGTCGCCCACCGAGGCGTTGACGCGGTCGGGGCTGACCCCGAGATCCTTGCCGACCATGCCGGCGAGCTGGCTGTGACCGGTCTGGCTGATCACACGAGTGCGAGACAACGTCCTCAGTGAGGCGTCGCCCACGGCCCGAACGGACCAGCCTGCCTCCCGCAATTCCCGGGCGGCCGTGTGGGCGAGACCGGCGCGCGAGGTCCCATTCAGCACGGTGACCGTGCGCTGGCGGCGAGTGGCGCGTTTGGCGTCGACCGCGGGCTCCAGCCCCATCAGGCGATGACCCAGCTGTCTCGCGCGGGTGCCATTGGCCAGCCAGTAACTGCCCTTGTACTGCGCGCCACTGAAGGTGCCTGGCAGCATGACCATGCGCACGTCACTGCGTTCCAAGCTGGCTCCCCACGTTGCCAGCTGAACCAGTTCGGGCCCCGTCATGTTGGTCTTCACGTTGCTCTTGATGGTGTGAAGCATCCGAGGGACGCGCAACAAGGTATCGGGCGAGAGCACCTGATCGGTCACGGCTTGCATGAATTGCTGCTGCCGCTGGACCCGTCCGATGTCGCCCAGCCCATCGTGGCGGAAGCGAACGTAACGGTGCGCATCTGCGCCATTCAGCCGATGCCAGCCCCGCTGAAAGTCGATCCGCAAGCCGGCCGTCCGATCCACGTAGTGCATGTCGCGATCGATGTAGAGTTTGACGCCACCCACGACATCCACCAGTTTTTCCAGGCCGGTGGTGTTGACCTGGGCCCAGTGCTGGATGGGAATGCCAAGCAATTTCGACACGACGTCGGAAGCCAGCTTCGGCCCACCGACGTGGAACGCGGCGTTGACCTTGTCCCAGCGTCCGCGCACCAGCACCCGCGTGTCACGTGGGATCGAGACGATGTCGAGGTGTTTGCCGGCAGGCCCCACGCCCAAGACCAGGATCGTGTCGCTGCGGACCGGACCCGCCGAGGTCTTGTAGCCCTCGCCGTAATTGAGATCGGTGCCGAGGACCAGGATGGCGCGTCGCGCAGCGGTGGGGACCAGGCCCTTGGCGATCTCCGCGGCCGTCGGTTGACGCTTGCGCTCCGTGTTGAAGCCATCCATCAGCATCGATGCGGAGGCATATCCCAAGGCTCCCAGGAGGCTCAGGCAGAAGGTCAGGAAAACCCCCGCCCGCACCGCTCGCTTGAGGCGTGAAACCTTGCGCCGGCGGGAGGGCGGTAGCCGGAGTTGACCGGTCTGATAGCCCGGCCCGGTCGGCCCCCTCCCGGCTCCTTCCGATTTCAGACGGGTGGTTTTGCGTCCAAGCGGTGTGGTCCTGCTGGGAGATTCATCGTAATGGCCCCGGAGGCGTTGCGGTCCCATGCGTGCTCCGTCTACCGGGGGGCCATCGGCTGGCCACTGATCACGTGGTCGAGGCGGCGAAGTGACAGGTCTCGGCCCAGCAGGGTGAGCACCTCGTAGATACCGGGGCTGGCCGCCCGGCCCGTCAGGGCCACGCGGGCGGGTTGAATCAAGGCGCCCAGTTTGATGCCACGCTCCGCCGCCAAGGCCTTCACCACCGCCTCAAGGTTGCTCTCTTCCCACTCGGACAGCGCGGCGAGCGTATCCCGCAGGGACCTCAAGGCCGTAAGCCCCGGGGCGTCGAGATGCTTGGCCACAGCCTCCGCCTCGAATTCGAGGGGCAGGTCGAAGAAGGGTCGGCTGCCCTCCAGCATCTGAACCAACGTCCGGCTGCGTACTTGCAGGCTGCGAATGATGGAGCACCGCTCTGCTTCGCTCTTGCTGGCCACGGGGAGGCCGGCCTGCTCCCAGCGCCGGATCATGTCAGGTAGCAGGCGTTCGGGGGTGGTGTGCTGGATATAATGGGCGTTCATGGCTTCGAGTTTGGCGAAGTCGAAGACGGCCGCACTCTTGTTGAGACCTTCCAGACTGAAGGCCGCGATCATCTCGTCCCGGGTGAAGTATTCCTGGTCTCCGTGGGACCAGCCCAGGCGGACCAGGTAATTCACCAGCGCTTCGGGCAGGAAGCCATCGTCCGCGAACTTCATCACGGAGGTGGTGCCGTGTCGCTTGGAGAGTTTCGCCCGGTCAGGGCCGAGAATCATCGGCAGGTGGCAGAAGACAGGCACGGAAGCGCCCAGAGCCTGATAGACCGCCACCTGTTTGGGCGTGTTGCTGAGGTGATCGTCTCCGCGAATCACGTGCGTGATGGCCATCTCGATGTCGTCGACCACCGCCGCGAAATTGTAGGTGGGGATTCCGTCCGACTTGATCAGCACGTAGTCTTCCACCATCTGGGCGGCATCGAAGACCACTTCGCCACGCAGGGCATCCTGCACCACGATCGTCCCGGCCTCGGGTCCTCGAAAGCGAATCACGCTCGGTCGCTGCTCGGCTTCGTAGCGTTGGCGGGTGGCCTCGTCGATGGTCGACCACTGACGATCGAACCGAGGTTCCTCTCCCCGGGCTTTCTGGGCCTCACGCAGGGCTTGGAGTTCGTCCGCCGACAGATAGCAGCGGTAGGCCTGACCCGCGGCAATCAGGCGATCGGCGTACCGTTGATACAGGTCCAGGCGCTGGGTCTGGAAGTAGGGACCGTGAGGCTCTGCGGCACCGGGACCCTCGTCCCAGGGGAGGTCGAGCCAGCGCATGCCTTCGAAGATGGCAGCGGTGGACTCCTCGCTGGAACGAGCCTGGTCCGTATCCTCGACCCGCAGGATGAAAGTGCCGCCGTGTTTGCGTGCGAACAACCAATTGAACAGGGCGGTGCGTGCCCCGCCCACGTGCAGGTATCCGGTTGGACTCGGCGCAAAGCGAACGCGGACGCGTGCCGACAACGTCAAATGCCTCCCCTATCAGTGCAAAGTGGCCCCACCTTAACAGAGCTCCCAGCCTCAGGAATGTGACAGGCGTGACCGAAACGTTTGATTCGTCACACCAAATTCGCGGCATCGATCACAGTTTTATGTTACTCAGACCTGGTATTCATCTTCATGTGAACGTCCCCAAGTTGTTTCCTCTCGCGGCGTTCCGGCGCGCGACGACAAAGCCGTCGCTCGCAGTGATATGATGTTTATGTTATCCGCGGGGCACACCCGGCTCGAGGTTTTGTAACCTGTCATGAACGCCTCTCCGTCTTACTCGTCGCGTCGCAATCGCACCCAGGTGACCGCTCCTGCGGGAGTGGATCCCATCGGTGCCTTCCTGCTCAACCAGCGGCGCGAGTTCGTTGGAAGTCGCGGCGAACGCCCTGATTATGATTCCGGCGAGAAGGTGACAGACCTCGGGGAGATCGCGCGCATTCTGTCGAACTGCGTGGCGGTGGAGCAACCCGAGGAAGATCTGGTGCTCGAGTTGTTGATGCTCGAGGCGATGCTGGAGGACGTACCGGTCAAGTCTCAGGCCATTTTGCAGCAGCTCGGGGAACTGGGCGACGAGGTGCGTGACGGCCTGCTGCCCCCCGGCATGATCAATGTCGACTCGCTTCGCCGGCGCACGCGTCGTCTGCGCCAGCAGCTGAGTGCCTTTGCCAGTCGGGTGTCCGCAGCCCTGGTGATGTTTTTTACCGGCACGCCGGCGCTGATTCAGGCTGCCCACGCGGCCGAGGACAGCCCCAAGGGGTTTGCCGTCGCCAATGCGCCGCTGGTTCGGGTCATCGACTCCGTGACGGGGCAAGGCGTTTCAGGGGTTCAGATCAAGACGATGGAAGAGCGTCTGATCGGCACCACCGACACGCAGGGCCAGGCGACGCTGTCGGAGGGATATCTGGAGACCGACTTGCTCAGCTTCGAGAAGGACGGGTACGACATGTACCTGCTGGATCGGACCCAGATGTCGGCACGCAACCTGGTGTCCATGAAGCCGCTCAAGGGTCTGGCCTCGGCTGGCGCCGGGGGCGCTCGTGGCGCGGCTGCGGGCGCGTCCGCCGGTCGTTCGGGTCTTTCGGATGCGTTGAGCCCGACGCGGCCAGGCGGAGCGGGCCGGGCGCTGGAAGGCCCCAAACTGGCGCACGGCGGGGCGGGTCACGCCCCGCACCTGACGGCCCCCAAGTCGCCGGCGAAACCCGGTGTGCCCGAACTGAAACTTCCTGTTCGGCCTCGGGCCAAGGGGGCAGAGGCCCATTTGCCTGCGAAACCCGAACTCGACGCCAAATTGCCGCACGCCGCGGGGGCGCATGGCGTCCACAAGCCTGACGGGGCTCACGCACCGGCCTCGCCGCAAGACAAACTGCGCCTCGCGATGGGAGGGGCTGGTTCTGCGCACAAGTCTGGCGCGCACGGCGCCAGCTCCCATTCTCTGCCGGGGCACGAGGCCAAGGCGCCCTCTGCGTCCGCGCACAGCGGACGTGCCGGCTCCGCGACTCACGCGTCCAAGGGTGGGGGGCACGCCGCGCCGCATGCCGCTCCGGCCAAGGCCGGCGGGCACGCCGCAGCGGTCCACGCCGAGCACAAGGATGCGACCGGGGGACATCAGTCGGGTCACGAGCCGGTTGCCGATGCCGCCGCGGCGGGCAAAGCGACCCGCGAAGTGCGCTTGCCTGTCCGCCCCAAAATGGCCGCCGGATCCGGGCATGCGGCATTGGCCGCCCACCCGGGTGGTCACGATGCGCCAACGTCTCATGCCGCGCCTGAGGCGCATGGGGGGGCGCACGCCAGCGCCGCGTCTCACGGCGGGCACGCCGGCAAGTCGGCTGCCGCCCACGGGGGCGCTTCTCACCTGGCCTCCCACGACACCGATCGCCAGATGTCCACCCCCGCGCTGCCGTTGCGCCCCCGTGCCACGCGTACCGTGGCGCACGGTGGGCACGCGGAGACGGCGCATGTGGTCATTCCCCGCCGCCTGCCTCAGGCGCGCTATCATCTTTCCGAGCATCAGGCGCAGGCACCAGCGGGCGGTGGCGCCCTGTATCGGGTGCGCCCCGGGGACACCCTGTCTGGCATTGCCAAGCGAACCCTCGGCAGTGCGGGACGGTGGAACGAAATTTATCAGGCCAACCGCGACAGTGTTCCCAATCCGTCTTTCCTGCGGGTGGGGCAAAACTTGAGCTTGCCGACGGTGTCGGTGGCCGGGCGTTCGGGCCGGTCCACTTATCGCGTTCGTCCCGGGGATTGCCTCTACACGATTGCCTCATCGCAACTGGGTAACGGCCGCCGCTGGCAGGCCATCTGGCAGATGAACCGAGAACGGATTCGCAACGCGCGCATCATTCATCCCGGCCAGGTCTTGATGATCCCCAACGCGTGATGGCTCAGGCCTGCTTGGGCTGAGTGGCCCCCAGACGTGTTCCTCGTCCCCTGGGCGGCGCGCGTCCGGAGAAGGCGGGAGCCCTTTCGCTAGCTGCCAATCAGGCTGACGGTCCCGATGCCCTGGGCCTGGTACTGCGGGTGAATCTCCGCAAACGACAGCACCGTCAGGTGGGGAAGTTCGCGCTGACAGAGGTCCCGCATGAATGGTCGGATGCGAGGGTCACACAGCACCACTGGCTGGTCGAGATGGCCACATTGGACTACCAGCCGACTCGTCAACAAGTCCCGCTGCGAGGAACTCAGGGACAGGGTCTGGCCCAGCGTACCTGTCTGGATACCGTCCAGCAGGGCGCCCTCGACCGAGGCATCGAGGAGGATCACGTCGATCACCTGGTCTGGATTGGCCACCGCGGCACACAGCTGGCGCGAGAGTGCCTTGCGGACCAGTTCAGTCAGCACCAGGGGATCGTTCAACGGTCGGATCTGCGCCGCCATTTCCATCAGCATGAGGTTTTCCACGGTGGCCCGGTTGGGACCGAACTGGTTCGCCAGATAGAACGGATGAACTGGTTTGGCCGCGACTGCCAGCGTCTCCAGAATGGTCAACTGGTCTCGGATGCTGACCTGCTCCCGCAGTAAATTTTTCAAGATCTGGTGGTAGTCGCACAGTTCCAATTTCTCAGCGAGCACGGCTTCGATGGTCTGGGGGTGGCGTTCCCTCAGAAAGTCGAGCATGACCGTCAGCTCTTCCATGGCGAACATTTCGTGGGCGTGGCGGCGAATGGTGGCCTCCAGGTGTCGGGCCAGCAATTCATTGCATTCCAGCACGGTGTAGCCCAGGTTACGCAGGCGGGTGCCAGCGGCGCGTGGCACCCAGATGGCTGGCCTGCGCGTGACCGGGTCGCGGGTGGCGAAACCGGCAATTTGAGGCGGCATGGCATCCGCGTGGGGACTCTCGACGGCCAGGTGATAGCCCAGCACCAGCTCCCCTTCGGCCACCGCGTGGCCCCGGACGCGAATCACGTAGGCGTTGGGACGCAACTCCACGTTGTCACTGATGCGTACCCCAGGACAGATGAACCCCAGGTCCTGGGCAATGTCCGCGCGCATCGGACCGATGCGAGACATCATGTCGCCACCAAGGGCGGGATCGACCAAATTGATGAGGTCCATGCCCAGGTCCAGTTCGACCGAGGTCACGCTCAAGGTCGTGAGCATGGCCTCGGGATGCAGCAGGTCCTCTTCGTCTTCTCCCTGGAGAAATTCGCCCCCGACTCCGGTCGGGGCTTCATCCGAGAGCAGATGATTCAAGTCCTCCGGAACCGTCGAGCGAGCGCCTCCGCGCGCGGGCTCCGCTTCGTCGGCTGGCTCGAACGGCAAGGTCGCGAACATGTCGTAGAACAGCGGGTAATCACGGAACATCTCCCGACTGGCGAGCAGGTTGCGGTAAAGTCCGTGGAT of Candidatus Sericytochromatia bacterium contains these proteins:
- a CDS encoding FHIPEP family type III secretion protein; this translates as MFDKLRSWFGRMQPIRPGAELDDRRDAFRSAVALARQRELAARPLFDQLQFALRTAESPVPIDRATIPLDLALGPSRIKEMAAQIKLSVYLKFNITALLDHYRDNQQELKKAERAAELLEKNSEIQVQAEALEIIHGLYRNLLASREMFRDYPLFYDMFATLPFEPADEAEPARGGARSTVPEDLNHLLSDEAPTGVGGEFLQGEDEEDLLHPEAMLTTLSVTSVELDLGMDLINLVDPALGGDMMSRIGPMRADIAQDLGFICPGVRISDNVELRPNAYVIRVRGHAVAEGELVLGYHLAVESPHADAMPPQIAGFATRDPVTRRPAIWVPRAAGTRLRNLGYTVLECNELLARHLEATIRRHAHEMFAMEELTVMLDFLRERHPQTIEAVLAEKLELCDYHQILKNLLREQVSIRDQLTILETLAVAAKPVHPFYLANQFGPNRATVENLMLMEMAAQIRPLNDPLVLTELVRKALSRQLCAAVANPDQVIDVILLDASVEGALLDGIQTGTLGQTLSLSSSQRDLLTSRLVVQCGHLDQPVVLCDPRIRPFMRDLCQRELPHLTVLSFAEIHPQYQAQGIGTVSLIGS
- the gltX gene encoding glutamate--tRNA ligase yields the protein MSARVRVRFAPSPTGYLHVGGARTALFNWLFARKHGGTFILRVEDTDQARSSEESTAAIFEGMRWLDLPWDEGPGAAEPHGPYFQTQRLDLYQRYADRLIAAGQAYRCYLSADELQALREAQKARGEEPRFDRQWSTIDEATRQRYEAEQRPSVIRFRGPEAGTIVVQDALRGEVVFDAAQMVEDYVLIKSDGIPTYNFAAVVDDIEMAITHVIRGDDHLSNTPKQVAVYQALGASVPVFCHLPMILGPDRAKLSKRHGTTSVMKFADDGFLPEALVNYLVRLGWSHGDQEYFTRDEMIAAFSLEGLNKSAAVFDFAKLEAMNAHYIQHTTPERLLPDMIRRWEQAGLPVASKSEAERCSIIRSLQVRSRTLVQMLEGSRPFFDLPLEFEAEAVAKHLDAPGLTALRSLRDTLAALSEWEESNLEAVVKALAAERGIKLGALIQPARVALTGRAASPGIYEVLTLLGRDLSLRRLDHVISGQPMAPR
- a CDS encoding LysM peptidoglycan-binding domain-containing protein gives rise to the protein MNASPSYSSRRNRTQVTAPAGVDPIGAFLLNQRREFVGSRGERPDYDSGEKVTDLGEIARILSNCVAVEQPEEDLVLELLMLEAMLEDVPVKSQAILQQLGELGDEVRDGLLPPGMINVDSLRRRTRRLRQQLSAFASRVSAALVMFFTGTPALIQAAHAAEDSPKGFAVANAPLVRVIDSVTGQGVSGVQIKTMEERLIGTTDTQGQATLSEGYLETDLLSFEKDGYDMYLLDRTQMSARNLVSMKPLKGLASAGAGGARGAAAGASAGRSGLSDALSPTRPGGAGRALEGPKLAHGGAGHAPHLTAPKSPAKPGVPELKLPVRPRAKGAEAHLPAKPELDAKLPHAAGAHGVHKPDGAHAPASPQDKLRLAMGGAGSAHKSGAHGASSHSLPGHEAKAPSASAHSGRAGSATHASKGGGHAAPHAAPAKAGGHAAAVHAEHKDATGGHQSGHEPVADAAAAGKATREVRLPVRPKMAAGSGHAALAAHPGGHDAPTSHAAPEAHGGAHASAASHGGHAGKSAAAHGGASHLASHDTDRQMSTPALPLRPRATRTVAHGGHAETAHVVIPRRLPQARYHLSEHQAQAPAGGGALYRVRPGDTLSGIAKRTLGSAGRWNEIYQANRDSVPNPSFLRVGQNLSLPTVSVAGRSGRSTYRVRPGDCLYTIASSQLGNGRRWQAIWQMNRERIRNARIIHPGQVLMIPNA